Proteins from one Triticum aestivum cultivar Chinese Spring chromosome 7A, IWGSC CS RefSeq v2.1, whole genome shotgun sequence genomic window:
- the LOC123151471 gene encoding uncharacterized protein: MDFFKLKKFGKARKGSRREGEALECDEDANGGNVASEGDISEQNPEAAAGAGVANGGGAGVANGGEEVGEEEEDEDDDFITNEVKRRLKEMRKNTFMVLIPEEENAEVEEDEDGEEEEEGSSSREWMESDVGEGFPLCGFDSLYDKYSQRMVAFDKTITQIFKDSGSFNISKKSPRSASKLASTLRSLSFKRRDELQEDCENLQQQQSEDDPYQILETAYVAQVSLSWEAIHCTYMHLSLILAAQPENPTTYSCAAQAFQQFQVLLQRFVENEPFEQGSRFQIYARSRSSLSKLLQVPTFQVADGKDNAEDQTEPILAPDLMKLLEECILTFRVFLKKDKKKSSVLMGVHGHTGSSIQQVQSSLDKKEMKVKELFKKKKGWKSKTWPTTMEEVQLLFALTDIKVVSRVLRMAKLSKEQLLWCEEKMSKLDLSDNKLRRDGCPILFPC; encoded by the exons ATGGATTTCTTCAAGCTCAAGAAGTTCGGCAAGGCCCGGAAGGGCTCCAGGCGTGAGGGAGAGGCCTTGGAGTGCGACGAGGACGCCAACGGAGGGAATGTGGCTTCGGAGGGCGACATCTCCGAGCAGAATCCTGAGGCGGCCGCAGGGGCTGGTGTGGCCAATGGGGGAGGGGCTGGTGTGGCCAATGGAGGAGAGGAGGTTggtgaggaagaggaggacgaggacgacgatTTCATCACCAACGAGGTGAAGCGGCGGCTCAAGGAGATGAGGAAGAACACCTTCATGGTGCTCATCCCGGAGGAGGAGAATGCTGAGGTGGAGGAGGATGAGgacggggaagaggaagaggaagggagTAGCTCCAGGGAGTGGATGGAGTCCGACGTCGGCGAAGGGTTCCCGCTATGTGGCTTCGACTCGCTCTATGATAAGTACTCTCAGAGAATGGTGGCGTTTGATAAGACGATTACACAGATCTTTAAGGATTCAG gGTCATTCAACATCTCAAAAAAGTCGCCTAGATCAGCATCAAAATTGGCATCAACCTTGCGCAGTCTATCATTCAAAAGGAGGGATGAGCTTCAGGAGGACTGTGAGAATCTTCAGCAGCAGCAGAGCGAGGATGACCCTTACCAAATACTCGAGACTGCTTATGTTGCACAGGTTTCTTTAAGCTGGGAGGCTATTCATTGTACCTACATGCACCTGAGTCTGATACTGGCAGCACAGCCGGAGAATCCCACCACCTATAGCTGTGCTGCTCAAGCATTTCAGCAGTTTCAGGTTCTGTTGCAGAGATTTGTTGAGAATGAACCATTTGAGCAAGGTTCACGTTTTCAGATATATGCACGTTCTCGGAGCTCCTTGTCGAAATTGCTTCAGGTTCCCACTTTTCAAG TTGCAGACGGGAAAGATAATGCTGAAGACCAGACGGAACCAATCTTGGCACCTGACCTCATGAAATTATTAGAGGAGTGTATCTTAACTTTTCGTGTtttcctgaagaaggacaagaaaaaGAGCAGTGTCCTCATGGGCGTTCATGGCCATACTGGAAGTTCGATTCAGCAAGTTCAATCCTCTCTGGATAAG AAGGAGATGAAGGTGAAAGAGCTGTTCAAGAAGAAAAAGGGATGGAAGAGCAAGACCTGGCCGACCACAATGGAGGAAGTGCAGCTGCTGTTTGCCCTGACGGACATCAAAGTGGTGTCGAGGGTGCTGAGAATGGCCAAGCTGAGCAAGGAGCAGCTGCTGTGGTGCGAGGAGAAGATGAGCAAGCTGGACCTCTCCGACAACAAGCTGCGGCGGGATGGATGCCCTATCCTCTTCCCCTGCTGA